One window of the Methanocaldococcus vulcanius M7 genome contains the following:
- a CDS encoding MBL fold metallo-hydrolase codes for MIIKLNGYGYSSNSYLLVGKKTILVDPGANHLILEELKKNGIKNIDFIINTHCHFDHSSADHLIEEEFNCPTIIEDKEVKHLKSGDKVTVSSLFGANLIPPEEIIPLSEIEEELKNYGLEILRTPGHTYGSISIIYEDGLITGDTLFAYGVGRWDLPTGSLIDLRKSISLLENVANERNINKIYPGHGEIGDKMAFNYAKLFL; via the coding sequence GTGATAATAAAACTCAATGGATACGGTTATAGTTCAAATTCTTATTTATTAGTTGGAAAAAAGACAATTTTAGTCGATCCTGGAGCTAATCACTTAATTTTAGAAGAGTTAAAAAAGAATGGAATAAAAAATATTGATTTTATAATAAATACACACTGTCATTTTGATCATTCATCGGCAGATCATTTAATCGAGGAAGAATTTAATTGCCCCACAATTATTGAGGATAAAGAAGTTAAACATCTAAAAAGTGGGGATAAAGTTACTGTATCATCATTATTTGGGGCAAACCTCATTCCTCCAGAAGAAATAATCCCTTTATCAGAAATTGAAGAAGAACTAAAAAATTACGGTTTAGAGATTTTAAGAACGCCCGGACACACTTACGGCTCCATATCTATAATCTATGAAGATGGATTAATAACGGGAGATACACTATTCGCTTATGGTGTTGGACGATGGGATCTGCCAACTGGAAGTTTGATAGATTTAAGAAAATCAATATCATTGTTAGAGAACGTTGCCAATGAAAGAAATATAAATAAAATATACCCCGGACATGGAGAGATCGGAGATAAGATGGCCTTTAATTACGCAAAGTTGTTTTTATAA
- a CDS encoding Sjogren's syndrome/scleroderma autoantigen 1 family protein, with the protein MDNDEIIKTLSVELLKGAKMLSTHCSKCGSPLLEKNGKIYCPICEKSLNTKRYKKENKNEENLHFKDELNLDKVIISKISYLSKKLEDEEEVIRIKEIAEALSVLIKIKEKLSNSKN; encoded by the coding sequence ATGGACAATGATGAAATAATAAAAACGCTCTCAGTTGAGTTGCTAAAAGGGGCTAAAATGCTATCAACCCATTGTTCAAAATGTGGATCTCCACTATTAGAAAAAAACGGTAAAATCTACTGCCCAATATGTGAAAAATCATTAAATACTAAAAGATATAAAAAAGAAAACAAAAATGAAGAAAATCTGCACTTTAAAGATGAGCTGAACTTGGATAAGGTAATTATCTCTAAAATATCCTATTTATCTAAAAAGTTAGAGGACGAAGAGGAAGTTATTAGGATAAAAGAAATAGCAGAAGCCCTATCTGTTTTAATTAAAATAAAAGAAAAACTCTCAAATTCAAAAAATTAA
- a CDS encoding flagellin, producing the protein MRVFEFLRGKKGAMGIGTLIIFIAMVLVAAVAAAVLINTSGFLQQKAMATGKESTEQVASGLMCLGVTGHNNGSGIDQLAIYITPNAGSAPIDLKNTKLFLTYDGQSHVLTYGGYTENTSNATNIFDYSVGWSAANSKSYVVGIIQDADTSLKNGVINKGDIAVLLVNASAVFNTTIPTRAEVSGEVQPEFGAPAVIDFTTPPAFTQTIIELQ; encoded by the coding sequence ATGAGAGTTTTTGAGTTTTTGAGGGGTAAGAAGGGGGCTATGGGTATTGGAACCCTGATAATATTCATAGCCATGGTGTTAGTGGCTGCGGTTGCAGCAGCTGTCTTAATTAACACAAGCGGATTCTTACAACAGAAAGCAATGGCAACAGGTAAAGAAAGCACAGAACAAGTAGCAAGCGGATTAATGTGTTTGGGGGTTACAGGACACAATAATGGATCTGGAATAGACCAACTTGCAATCTATATAACTCCAAACGCTGGAAGTGCACCAATCGACTTAAAGAATACAAAGTTGTTCTTAACTTATGATGGTCAATCTCATGTATTAACTTATGGAGGCTACACTGAAAATACATCAAATGCAACAAATATATTCGACTACTCTGTTGGTTGGAGTGCTGCAAACAGTAAGAGCTATGTTGTGGGGATCATCCAAGATGCAGATACTTCTTTAAAGAATGGAGTTATTAACAAAGGAGATATTGCTGTCTTACTCGTAAATGCAAGTGCAGTATTCAACACCACAATCCCAACAAGAGCTGAGGTTTCAGGAGAAGTTCAGCCAGAGTTCGGAGCTCCTGCAGTTATTGACTTTACAACACCACCAGCATTCACTCAAACTATAATAGAGCTACAATAA
- a CDS encoding flagellin — protein MRVFEFLRGKKGAMGIGTLIIFIAMVLVAAVAAAVLINTSGFLQQKAMATGKESTEQVASGLSALRVIGIHDGSQINYLAIYISPNAGSAPIDLNQTKILITDGKEKAVLKYGGSDKYYNLSAGGEVTNLSLAAWNLSAGQFGIIVLQDADHSCQPSTPVIDKGDIVALTINASAVGLDLAPRTTVTGSVIPEFGAPAVIEFTTPASYLDTQKIIQLQ, from the coding sequence ATGAGAGTTTTTGAGTTTTTGAGGGGTAAGAAGGGGGCTATGGGTATTGGAACCCTGATAATATTCATAGCCATGGTGTTAGTGGCTGCGGTTGCAGCAGCTGTCTTAATTAACACAAGCGGATTCTTACAACAGAAAGCAATGGCAACAGGTAAAGAAAGCACAGAACAAGTAGCAAGCGGATTATCAGCCCTTAGAGTCATCGGAATCCACGATGGATCACAAATAAACTATCTTGCAATCTACATTTCTCCAAACGCTGGAAGTGCACCAATCGACTTAAACCAAACCAAGATATTAATAACTGACGGTAAAGAAAAGGCAGTATTGAAATATGGAGGATCAGATAAGTATTATAATTTATCCGCTGGAGGAGAAGTTACTAACCTCTCACTTGCAGCATGGAATTTAAGTGCAGGACAGTTCGGAATCATTGTATTGCAAGATGCAGATCACTCATGTCAGCCATCAACCCCAGTTATTGACAAGGGAGACATCGTTGCTTTAACAATAAACGCATCAGCAGTTGGACTCGACTTAGCTCCAAGAACCACAGTAACTGGTTCAGTAATCCCAGAGTTCGGAGCTCCTGCAGTTATTGAATTCACAACACCAGCTTCCTACTTAGATACTCAGAAGATAATACAACTACAATAA
- a CDS encoding flagellin, which yields MLMKYVGSRRGAIGIGTLIIFIALVLVAAVAAAVIINTAANLQHKAARVGEESTKQVASGIQVLKITGYAPNSNNITKLAILVSPNIGDEIDLSSTIITISNGQQKASLVYGGVLNHAETNGTKDIFNESWPKVNDTSTEFGIIVLQDADGSMNNTEHPTMNFGDKVLLTVDVGDVFGGIAPREKVYGEVIPEFGSPGIIEFIAPSTFTQHVVPLQ from the coding sequence ATGCTAATGAAATACGTTGGAAGTCGCCGAGGGGCAATTGGAATAGGGACTTTAATAATATTCATTGCATTGGTTTTAGTAGCTGCCGTGGCAGCTGCTGTAATTATAAATACCGCAGCCAACCTTCAGCACAAAGCTGCAAGGGTTGGTGAGGAGAGTACAAAACAGGTAGCAAGTGGAATACAGGTTTTGAAAATTACAGGTTATGCACCAAATAGCAATAATATAACAAAACTTGCAATACTTGTATCTCCAAATATTGGGGATGAGATCGATCTATCTTCAACAATAATTACCATATCGAATGGTCAACAGAAAGCTTCTCTGGTTTATGGAGGTGTCTTAAATCATGCTGAAACAAATGGAACCAAAGATATATTTAATGAATCATGGCCAAAGGTAAATGATACCTCCACAGAATTTGGAATTATCGTATTGCAAGATGCAGATGGCTCAATGAACAATACAGAACATCCAACCATGAACTTTGGAGATAAAGTTTTACTTACCGTAGACGTGGGGGATGTATTTGGAGGAATTGCTCCAAGAGAGAAGGTTTATGGAGAAGTTATTCCAGAATTTGGATCACCCGGAATTATAGAGTTCATAGCACCATCTACATTTACTCAACACGTGGTTCCATTACAATAA
- a CDS encoding flagella accessory protein C gives METTEGLMAKVSDIESKLPRFESSLNNLRKENEMLRIELNKINENLQDIMALYEVVSNQINPFIGVSKITATSLEKLERLETSYKRLKKTVEELTNDLIILGSLYLSQLDIDLNEIIEDVLEEEIIKSVSGEDTHDTKNNE, from the coding sequence ATGGAAACAACAGAGGGGTTAATGGCTAAGGTTAGTGATATTGAGTCAAAATTACCAAGATTTGAGTCATCCTTAAATAATCTGAGAAAAGAAAATGAAATGTTAAGGATAGAACTCAATAAAATTAATGAGAACTTACAGGATATAATGGCTCTTTATGAAGTGGTTTCAAATCAGATAAACCCGTTCATTGGGGTCTCAAAAATAACAGCAACAAGTTTGGAAAAACTTGAAAGATTGGAAACAAGTTATAAACGACTTAAAAAAACAGTTGAAGAGCTAACAAACGATTTGATAATACTTGGATCACTTTATCTATCACAACTTGACATCGATCTCAATGAGATAATTGAAGATGTATTGGAGGAAGAGATTATAAAGTCAGTGTCCGGGGAGGATACCCATGATACAAAAAACAATGAATGA